Proteins co-encoded in one Stomoxys calcitrans chromosome 5, idStoCalc2.1, whole genome shotgun sequence genomic window:
- the LOC106095903 gene encoding odorant receptor 88a-like translates to MAQRYYTLDEFLLRLLPSQRYTRIICLDFFRENRAMDFRYKSLVTLYVAVAVTLIDFVCNVIKISLYIREQRLQEAKQIAAVWSIESLCLVRGISLVLKQRNMLELTNDLDKIFPRDSEQQLRMNCAKFARYLDVRFRIVGLYTLVGVTVFIGTPLLKYLLYYDASSGQVIPDEYHQHASWYPYHLKDNPRTYPYVYVYEGFNTICSINLVFAWDHIYTVSVAEFLMHFDFVNSELANLDARESLHQGKRRRKFFSRLLGIIQYHQHVLKLGDKFCNAFNLSLFFTNLVSAASICFHVYLIANSDDYLSIILFSFPCLVQVAFAFDNCYQGTRIAVATSETANVIFGHNWYEGSVEYRKITYQMLQFASRPFTLSGYNLFRIDMVHFRMSMMIAYRMFTFLQARGERN, encoded by the exons ATGGCGCAGCGCTATTACACTTTGGACGAATTTCTTCTCAGATTGTTGCCTTCGCAACGATATACACGAATAATTTGTTTGGATTTCTTCAGGGAAAATCGAGCAATGGATTTCCGCTATAAATCCCTTGTCACCCTTTATGTAGCTGTGGCAGTAACACTGATCGATTTTGTGTgtaatgttataaaaatttcccTCTACATTAGGGAACAGCGGCTACAGGAGGCCAAACAAATTGCTGCAGTCTGGAGCATAGAAAGTCTATGTCTGGTGCGTGGTATATCGCTGGTCCTGAAACAGCGTAATATGCTGGAATTGACCAATGATCTGGATAAAATATTTCCGCGCGACTCTGAACAGCAGCTACGCATGAATTGTGCCAAATTCGCTAGATATCTTGATGTAAGATTTCGCATTGTAGGTCTTTATACACTTGTGGGTGTGACAGTGTTTATTGGTACACCTCTGCTGAAATATTTGCTATACTATGATGCGAGCAGTGGGCAAGTAATTCCCGATGAATACCATCAGCATGCCTCTTGGTATCCCTACCACCTGAAGGATAATCCCCGCACCTATCCTTACGTTTATGTCTACGAAGGTTTTAACACCATTTGCAGTATAAATCTGGTATTTGCTTGGGATCACATCTACACTGTGTCTGTGGCCGAATTTCTAATGCATTTCGATTTTGTCAATAGCGAGTTGGCAAATTTAGATGCCCGTGAATCTTTGCATCAGGGAAAGAGAAGGCGCAAATTCTTCAGTAGACTTTTGGGAATTATCCAGTATCATCAGCATGTTTTAAA ATTGGGCGATAAATTCTGCAATGCCTTCAATTTGTCGCTTTTCTTTACCAATTTAGTAAGCGCAGCTTCAATTTGTTTCCATGTGTATCTGATCGCCAACAGTGACGACTATCTTTCCATAATCCTTTTTTCATTTCCTTGCCTTGTCCAAGTGGCATTTGCCTTTGATAATTGTTACCAGGGAACACGCATTGCGGTGGCG ACCTCAGAAACGGCTAATGTTATCTTTGGACACAATTGGTATGAAGGCTCTGTTGAGTATCGCAAGATCACGTATCAAATGTTGCAGTTTGCCAGCAGACCCTTTACTTTAAGTGGCTACAATTTGTTTAGAATTGACATGGTCCATTTTAGAATG TCCATGATGATTGCATACCGCATGTTCACATTCCTACAGGCTCGTGGAGAAAGAAATTAG